The proteins below are encoded in one region of Dioscorea cayenensis subsp. rotundata cultivar TDr96_F1 chromosome 18, TDr96_F1_v2_PseudoChromosome.rev07_lg8_w22 25.fasta, whole genome shotgun sequence:
- the LOC120282436 gene encoding uncharacterized protein LOC120282436, with product MSIVLGEIGRVTLAGLIGCFPASPEITGASPEVEVSVPVEVDEQCSSLIGRNNACSESDSEGSPEVESRLKGPLETMDALEEALPFRQGISRFPRSKSKSFTYPTDAVSPASLAQRHTEPENACTRKRKNIFLFTDMLGEVCNSNLLQKMDGGTPKKPTNAERSTALVNHSPSSSSGSNSSNSEDKHEPCQLLIPCHPTGSLATSPGTDTSPLSPLPKTFTLSSKSFSRTNLSACSSPVS from the exons ATGTCGATAGTGCTGGGAGAGATCGGACGGGTGACGTTGGCTGGATTGATCGGGTGCTTCCCGGCGTCGCCGGAGATTACCGGAGCTTCGCCGGAAGTGGAGGTGAGCGTGCCCGTGGAAGTGGATGAGCAGTGTAGCTCTTTGATCGGAAGGAACAATGCCTGTTCTGAATCCGATAGCGAGGGCTCGCCGGAGGTGGAGAGCCGGTTGAAGGGACCTCTGGAGACGATGGATGCTTTGGAGGAGGCGCTTCCGTTCAG GCAAGGCATATCAAGGTTTCCTAGAAGTAAGTCAAAGTCGTTCACTTACCCGACAGATGCAGTGTCCCCAGCTTCATTGGCCCAGAGACATACTGAACCAGAGAATGCATGCACGCGCAAACGCAAGAATATATTTCTCTTCACTGACATGTTGGGTGAAGTTTGTAACAGCAACTTGCTGCAGAAAATGGACGGGGGCACACCCAAGAAGCCCACCAACGCTGAACGCAGCACAGCACTGGTCAACCACTCCCCAAGCAGCAGCTCAGGGAGCAACAGCAGCAACAGCGAAGACAAGCATGAGCCATGTCAACTGCTTATTCCCTGTCACCCCACTGGCTCGCTTGCCACTTCTCCTGGTACTGATACCTCTCCACTGAGTCCTTTACCGAAAACATTTACATTGTCTTCAAAATCGTTCTCGAGGACCAATCTCTCAGCTTGTTCTAGCCCAGTCTCATAG